The Micromonospora krabiensis genome window below encodes:
- a CDS encoding M50 family metallopeptidase — MVSFDGLTDLWDRLFGAQPDPPPLLVLLTALGALVVVSTRLPWRIARNAVTIAHEGGHALVALLTGRKLRGIRLHSDTSGLTLSAGRPSGPGMILTLLAGYVAPPLVGLAGAWLLGGNRITLLLWVAVALLLAMLVMIRNAFGVISLLVTGGVVLAVSWYASPQVQAAFAYAGVWFLLLGGVRPVVELQRVRSRGRMPASDADQLAGLTPFPAFFWVTVFALVNVAVLLAGALLLTGPILTEAGLTG, encoded by the coding sequence ATGGTGTCGTTCGACGGGCTCACCGACCTCTGGGACCGGCTGTTCGGCGCGCAGCCCGACCCGCCGCCGCTGCTGGTCCTGCTCACCGCCCTGGGCGCCCTCGTCGTCGTGTCGACGCGGCTGCCCTGGCGGATCGCCCGCAACGCCGTCACCATCGCCCACGAAGGCGGTCACGCGCTGGTCGCCCTGCTCACCGGCCGGAAGCTGCGCGGCATCCGGCTGCACTCGGACACCTCGGGGCTGACCCTCTCCGCCGGCCGCCCCAGTGGGCCCGGCATGATCCTCACCCTGCTCGCCGGCTATGTCGCCCCACCGCTGGTCGGGCTGGCCGGCGCGTGGCTGCTCGGCGGCAACCGCATCACGCTCCTGCTCTGGGTGGCCGTCGCGTTGTTGCTGGCCATGCTCGTGATGATCCGCAACGCCTTCGGGGTGATCTCGCTGCTGGTGACCGGCGGCGTGGTCCTCGCCGTCTCCTGGTACGCCTCGCCGCAGGTGCAGGCGGCGTTCGCGTACGCCGGGGTGTGGTTCCTGCTGCTCGGCGGGGTGCGGCCGGTGGTGGAGCTCCAGCGGGTGCGCTCCCGGGGTCGGATGCCGGCCTCCGACGCCGACCAGCTCGCCGGGCTGACGCCGTTCCCCGCGTTCTTCTGGGTCACCGTGTTCGCCCTGGTCAACGTGGCCGTCCTCCTGGCCGGTGCCCTCCTGCTGACCGGCCCGATCCTGACCGAGGCCGGTCTGACCGGGTGA
- a CDS encoding acyl-CoA carboxylase subunit epsilon — protein MSAEEPLFRVVRGVPTAEELAALVGAIVVRSRPAGEPAPAPVSTWARSGRPAGPAPGRGSWRTSGLPR, from the coding sequence ATGTCTGCCGAAGAGCCCCTGTTCCGGGTCGTCCGCGGCGTGCCCACCGCGGAGGAACTGGCCGCGCTCGTCGGGGCGATCGTCGTCCGTTCGCGCCCGGCCGGAGAGCCGGCCCCGGCTCCGGTCTCCACGTGGGCACGCAGCGGCCGACCCGCGGGCCCGGCCCCCGGTCGCGGCTCCTGGCGTACGTCCGGCCTGCCCCGCTGA
- a CDS encoding serine/threonine-protein kinase, with product MSNALPQLVADRYRLISPLGQGGMGRVWKARDEVLHRDVAIKELVPPPSLTDDERREMRERSLREARAIARLNNINVVRIFDVLRTDGDPWIVMEYVASKSLQDTLAESGPVPPARAIEIGLGVLGALKAAHKAGVMHRDVKPGNVLLGNDGRVVLTDFGLATIPGDPNVTRTGMVLGSPAYIAPERARDGTAGPEADLWSLGATLYAAVEGKSPYARPSAIATLAALATEPLPPSKNAGPLKPVLQGLLRKDPSERITAEVAERLLRRASGKRSRISLLDGVRRPGPNGPRVPRPTVVPAPRPADRSDPPVMPPAPRTPPAAAAAVAGAGATADADPTAKVTAPPADPTAKLTAPPADPTTKLTRADTAGADAADADPTAKVTGSTAAGLAAADADPSGKADADSTSEAAADPTSKVDVDSAVSTDASPAEEATAVASTRPESTRAESTRAETAQPEVAPREPARPTSVLPVSPPASSGRASIPPQTGAPVDRKRRNLLIGALVAVLLLGLAIVVPLLADGDDPERSGGQAAATTGAPAPSTAPSSAPPPSAGPTSGAPSPTPSATPSADPNALPAGWKLHRDPAGFALPLPDGWVRRNGGQNTIVFDEANGVGELLVQWTNNPQPDAEADWRSKEPDRKNFVTNYKFVSIERCDFWKTCADWEWLEDRDGTRIHVRNRGFVTASNRGYALRWEVAEKDWQAKLADFDRIAKGFVPDRRD from the coding sequence ATGTCGAACGCGCTTCCGCAACTTGTCGCTGACCGGTACCGGCTCATTTCGCCGCTCGGTCAGGGCGGCATGGGTCGGGTGTGGAAGGCGCGCGACGAGGTGCTGCACCGGGACGTGGCGATCAAGGAGTTGGTCCCGCCGCCCAGCCTCACCGACGACGAGCGCCGTGAGATGCGGGAACGCTCGCTGCGCGAGGCGCGGGCGATCGCCCGGCTGAACAACATCAACGTCGTCCGCATCTTCGACGTGCTGCGCACCGACGGCGACCCGTGGATCGTCATGGAGTACGTCGCGTCGAAGTCGTTGCAGGACACCCTCGCCGAGTCCGGACCGGTGCCGCCGGCCCGTGCGATCGAGATCGGTCTCGGTGTGCTCGGCGCCCTGAAGGCCGCGCACAAGGCCGGCGTCATGCACCGGGACGTCAAGCCGGGCAACGTGCTGCTCGGCAACGACGGTCGGGTGGTGCTGACCGACTTCGGTCTCGCCACGATTCCGGGTGACCCCAATGTCACCCGCACCGGCATGGTGCTGGGTTCGCCGGCATACATCGCGCCGGAGCGGGCCCGCGACGGCACCGCCGGGCCGGAGGCCGACCTCTGGTCGCTGGGCGCCACGCTCTACGCCGCCGTGGAGGGCAAGTCGCCGTACGCGCGTCCGTCGGCGATCGCCACCCTCGCGGCACTCGCCACCGAGCCGCTGCCGCCGTCGAAGAACGCCGGCCCGCTGAAGCCGGTGTTGCAGGGCCTGCTGCGCAAGGACCCGAGCGAGCGGATCACCGCCGAGGTGGCCGAACGGCTGCTGCGCCGGGCCAGCGGCAAGCGCTCGCGCATCTCTCTGCTCGACGGCGTACGCCGGCCGGGGCCGAACGGTCCGCGCGTGCCGCGCCCGACCGTGGTGCCGGCTCCGCGCCCGGCCGACCGGAGCGACCCGCCGGTCATGCCCCCGGCGCCCCGCACCCCGCCGGCTGCCGCCGCGGCTGTCGCCGGAGCGGGTGCCACGGCTGACGCCGACCCGACCGCGAAGGTAACGGCTCCGCCGGCCGACCCGACCGCGAAGCTGACGGCTCCGCCCGCCGACCCGACGACGAAGTTGACCCGTGCCGACACCGCTGGCGCCGACGCTGCCGACGCCGACCCGACGGCGAAGGTGACCGGTTCGACGGCGGCCGGATTGGCGGCGGCCGACGCCGACCCGAGCGGCAAGGCCGACGCCGACTCGACCAGCGAGGCCGCCGCCGACCCGACGAGCAAGGTCGACGTCGACTCGGCGGTGTCGACCGACGCGTCCCCGGCCGAGGAGGCGACGGCCGTCGCGTCGACCCGGCCGGAGTCGACCCGTGCGGAGTCGACCCGTGCGGAGACCGCGCAGCCGGAGGTCGCGCCTCGCGAGCCGGCCAGGCCCACCTCGGTGCTGCCCGTCAGCCCACCCGCGTCGAGCGGTCGGGCTTCCATCCCGCCGCAAACCGGTGCGCCGGTCGACCGCAAGCGGCGCAACCTGCTGATCGGCGCGTTGGTGGCGGTGCTGCTGCTCGGCCTAGCCATCGTCGTCCCGCTGCTGGCCGACGGGGACGACCCCGAGCGCTCGGGGGGCCAGGCCGCCGCGACCACGGGCGCTCCGGCGCCCTCCACCGCGCCCAGTTCGGCGCCGCCGCCCTCGGCGGGGCCGACCAGTGGGGCGCCCAGTCCGACGCCGTCGGCGACCCCGTCCGCCGATCCGAACGCCCTGCCCGCCGGCTGGAAGCTGCACCGCGACCCGGCGGGCTTCGCGCTCCCGCTGCCGGACGGCTGGGTCCGCCGCAACGGGGGCCAGAACACGATCGTGTTCGACGAGGCCAATGGTGTGGGCGAGCTCCTGGTCCAGTGGACGAACAATCCGCAGCCGGATGCGGAGGCCGACTGGCGGAGCAAGGAGCCGGACCGGAAGAACTTCGTCACGAACTACAAGTTCGTGAGCATCGAGCGCTGCGACTTCTGGAAGACCTGCGCGGACTGGGAGTGGCTGGAGGACCGCGACGGGACGCGGATCCACGTCCGCAACCGTGGCTTCGTCACCGCCAGCAACCGGGGCTACGCACTGCGCTGGGAGGTCGCGGAGAAGGACTGGCAGGCCAAGCTGGCCGACTTCGACCGGATCGCCAAGGGATTCGTGCCGGACCGCCGGGACTGA
- a CDS encoding SigE family RNA polymerase sigma factor, giving the protein MPDVEGFDEFYRGSRQRLLGFVYVLTGNLAEAQDAVQEAYIRAWQRWSTVSGYDDPEAWTRVVATRIAVSRWRSLRSRARAYLRHGAVETTPGPGTETVEVVAALRRLPEEQRTAIALYYLLGMPVAEVARETEAPVGTVKARLSRGRAALAGLLAVSDLEEAADA; this is encoded by the coding sequence GTGCCGGACGTCGAGGGCTTCGACGAGTTCTACCGGGGCAGCCGGCAACGCCTGCTCGGCTTCGTCTACGTGCTCACCGGCAACCTCGCCGAGGCGCAGGACGCGGTCCAGGAGGCGTACATCCGGGCCTGGCAGCGCTGGTCGACGGTGAGCGGCTACGACGACCCGGAGGCGTGGACCCGCGTGGTGGCCACCCGGATCGCGGTCAGCCGGTGGCGCAGCCTGCGCAGCCGCGCCCGCGCCTACCTGCGGCACGGCGCCGTCGAGACCACCCCCGGCCCCGGCACGGAAACCGTCGAGGTGGTCGCCGCGCTGCGCCGGCTCCCCGAGGAGCAGCGCACCGCGATTGCCCTCTACTACCTGCTCGGCATGCCGGTCGCCGAGGTCGCCCGGGAGACCGAGGCGCCGGTGGGCACCGTCAAGGCCCGCCTCTCCCGGGGGCGAGCCGCGCTCGCCGGGCTGCTCGCCGTCTCTGACCTCGAGGAGGCCGCTGATGCGTGA
- a CDS encoding GH25 family lysozyme produces the protein MTPTRSPLRRLLAAGVTILATAAATLVATAGPASAATVPGIDVSRYQGSINWTSVRNAGIQFAFIKATEGTSYKDPNFNANYVNAYNAGVIRGAYHFARPNISSGAVQANYLASNGGAWSADSRTLPAALDLEANPYSGGYCYGLSTTGMRNWVQDFLNTYRSRTGRYAVIYTTTSFWNQCTGSWTGPWANHPLWVARWASAPGTLPAGAPVWSFWQYTSTGAVSGISGNVDRNYWNGDRSRLIALANNTP, from the coding sequence ATGACCCCCACCCGATCCCCCCTGCGCCGGCTCCTCGCCGCCGGCGTCACCATCCTCGCCACCGCCGCCGCGACACTGGTCGCCACCGCCGGTCCGGCCTCGGCGGCCACCGTGCCCGGCATCGACGTGTCGCGCTACCAGGGCAGCATCAACTGGACGAGCGTGCGCAACGCCGGCATCCAGTTCGCCTTCATCAAGGCCACCGAGGGGACGAGCTACAAGGACCCGAACTTCAACGCCAACTACGTGAACGCGTACAACGCCGGGGTGATCCGGGGCGCGTACCACTTCGCCCGACCCAACATCTCCTCCGGCGCGGTCCAGGCGAACTACCTCGCATCCAACGGCGGCGCCTGGTCGGCGGACAGCCGTACGCTGCCGGCAGCACTGGACCTGGAGGCGAACCCGTACAGCGGCGGCTACTGCTACGGCCTCAGCACCACCGGCATGCGCAACTGGGTCCAGGACTTCCTGAACACCTACCGCTCCCGCACCGGCCGCTACGCCGTCATCTACACCACGACCAGCTTCTGGAACCAGTGCACCGGCAGCTGGACCGGCCCGTGGGCCAACCACCCCCTGTGGGTGGCCCGCTGGGCGAGCGCCCCCGGCACCCTCCCGGCCGGCGCACCCGTCTGGAGCTTCTGGCAGTACACCAGCACCGGTGCCGTCTCCGGCATCAGCGGCAACGTCGACCGCAACTACTGGAACGGCGACCGCTCCCGCCTGATCGCCCTGGCCAACAACACGCCCTGA
- a CDS encoding ketopantoate reductase family protein has protein sequence MRYLVVGAGAVGGTVGVRLASAGRDVTLVARGAHLAAIRERGLTLRQPDEERTLRLPTVDGPGDQPLPADTVLVLTVKSQDTEAALATWVDAPVAGGGTAGERLPLLTTQNGVANESAALRLFARVHGVCVWLPATHLEPGVVVANGHPHPGMLHVGRYPSGSDDTDHAVAADLTAAGFVAPVRPDVMRWKYGKLLGNLANALQALFGRDVPDGLAERIRTEGETVLAAAGIAHTDRTEEAAERGELVQHRPVGGEQRAGGSTWQSLARGAGSAETDHLNGEIVLLGRLHGVPTPANAAVQQAVRRAVRERIPAGEFPRAELAKLLG, from the coding sequence GTGCGGTATCTGGTGGTGGGGGCGGGGGCCGTCGGGGGCACCGTGGGGGTGCGGTTGGCCTCGGCCGGCCGTGACGTGACGCTGGTGGCACGGGGGGCGCACCTGGCGGCGATCCGGGAGCGCGGACTGACCCTGCGGCAGCCCGACGAGGAGCGGACGCTCCGGCTGCCCACCGTGGACGGCCCCGGTGACCAGCCGTTGCCCGCCGACACCGTGCTGGTGCTCACCGTGAAGTCGCAGGACACCGAGGCGGCGCTCGCCACCTGGGTGGACGCCCCGGTCGCCGGTGGTGGGACGGCCGGGGAGCGACTGCCGCTGCTCACCACCCAGAACGGCGTCGCGAACGAGTCCGCCGCGCTGCGCCTCTTCGCGCGGGTCCACGGCGTGTGCGTGTGGCTGCCCGCCACCCACCTAGAACCGGGCGTGGTGGTGGCCAACGGCCACCCGCACCCGGGGATGCTGCACGTCGGCCGCTATCCGTCCGGATCGGACGACACCGACCACGCGGTGGCCGCCGACCTGACCGCCGCCGGCTTCGTCGCGCCGGTGCGGCCCGACGTGATGCGGTGGAAGTACGGCAAGCTGCTCGGCAACCTCGCCAACGCGCTCCAGGCGCTGTTCGGTCGGGACGTGCCGGACGGCTTGGCGGAGCGCATCCGGACCGAGGGGGAAACTGTGCTCGCGGCGGCGGGGATCGCGCACACCGACCGTACGGAGGAGGCGGCCGAGCGGGGTGAACTCGTGCAGCACCGGCCGGTCGGCGGCGAGCAGCGGGCCGGTGGCTCCACCTGGCAGAGCCTCGCCCGCGGCGCCGGCTCGGCCGAGACCGACCACCTCAACGGCGAGATCGTGCTGCTCGGCCGCCTGCACGGCGTACCGACACCGGCCAACGCGGCGGTCCAGCAGGCGGTACGCCGCGCCGTGCGGGAGCGCATCCCCGCCGGCGAGTTCCCCCGGGCCGAACTGGCGAAATTGCTCGGCTGA